The Rhodocytophaga rosea genome has a segment encoding these proteins:
- a CDS encoding TolC family protein, with protein sequence MTAIKPMRCKELLWVVFLASIGLPSALLADTTAVFRMDDYYAQIIKYHPVARQANLLDEKARQELRIARGMLDPTVISKFYRKELGGTNYYTLWDNTLKIPVWYGTDIKAGFERNSGVNVNGENLTPSEGLTYVGISVPIGQGLIIDERRSTIRQAQLMVNLAEAEKISMINKLLLQAGKDYIDWMFAYHRWQLFSQGYDLAKFRFEAVKERVVQGDLSGIDSVEAKIEMQNRRVMMRQAEVEYQNASLIVSNHLWTENNTPVEVTTGMIPAEPKAVTSNIQMDSLQTLLQLAQTNHPDLIKQRIKLNQLNIERRFIADKFKPKLNLEYNIIQKGFPLAGESFNGTYLSNNYKFGASFSFPIFLRNERGKLQLTTLKITESNLGLQQSGREIVNNVQAAYNDLVALNEQVSLQEDMTGNARIMRDGEQQLFNNGESSLFMINSREMSLINNQVKLYEFKAKYAKARITLQWAAGTMNVGNQ encoded by the coding sequence ATGACAGCTATTAAGCCTATGCGTTGTAAAGAATTATTATGGGTTGTATTCTTGGCAAGTATAGGACTGCCATCTGCCTTGTTGGCCGATACCACTGCCGTGTTCCGGATGGATGATTATTATGCACAGATCATTAAATACCATCCGGTAGCCAGGCAAGCTAACCTACTGGACGAAAAAGCCAGACAGGAATTACGAATAGCCAGAGGAATGCTTGACCCTACTGTAATTTCCAAATTCTACCGGAAAGAACTAGGCGGCACCAATTATTACACCTTGTGGGATAATACGTTAAAAATTCCAGTCTGGTATGGAACCGATATTAAGGCTGGTTTTGAGCGGAACAGTGGTGTAAACGTAAATGGCGAAAATCTCACCCCTTCGGAAGGCTTAACTTATGTGGGAATCAGTGTACCCATCGGACAAGGTTTAATTATTGATGAAAGGCGTTCTACCATCCGACAGGCACAACTGATGGTTAATCTGGCAGAAGCTGAAAAAATAAGCATGATCAACAAATTACTCCTGCAGGCCGGAAAAGATTATATAGACTGGATGTTTGCCTACCACCGCTGGCAACTGTTTTCGCAAGGCTATGACCTGGCAAAATTCCGCTTTGAAGCCGTAAAAGAACGGGTAGTACAGGGAGATTTATCCGGCATAGATTCGGTGGAAGCCAAAATTGAAATGCAGAACCGCCGGGTGATGATGCGACAGGCAGAAGTAGAATACCAAAATGCTTCATTGATCGTATCAAATCATTTGTGGACAGAAAATAATACACCTGTTGAGGTTACAACAGGCATGATCCCTGCGGAACCGAAAGCCGTAACCAGCAACATTCAAATGGATTCGCTGCAAACACTACTGCAACTGGCCCAAACCAATCATCCTGACCTGATCAAGCAGCGCATTAAACTCAACCAGCTCAACATAGAACGAAGGTTTATTGCTGATAAATTTAAACCCAAATTAAACCTAGAATACAATATTATCCAGAAAGGTTTTCCGCTGGCTGGCGAATCTTTTAACGGAACCTATCTATCAAATAATTATAAGTTTGGTGCCTCTTTCAGCTTTCCTATTTTTCTGCGGAACGAGCGGGGTAAACTGCAACTTACAACACTCAAGATCACTGAGTCTAACTTAGGCTTGCAGCAATCCGGACGGGAGATAGTGAATAATGTGCAGGCAGCCTATAACGACCTGGTGGCTCTGAATGAGCAGGTAAGCTTGCAGGAAGATATGACAGGCAATGCCCGGATCATGCGGGATGGCGAACAGCAGCTTTTTAATAATGGCGAAAGCTCTCTGTTTATGATCAATTCCAGGGAAATGAGCCTAATCAATAACCAAGTAAAACTCTACGAATTCAAAGCCAAATACGCCAAAGCCAGAATCACCCTGCAATGGGCAGCCGGTACTATGAATGTAGGCAATCAGTAA
- a CDS encoding HlyD family secretion protein has product MAIDTKYHQISSFQGFETFRMIQEPRLAQSLSLWCGGILLLIILGTFLPWTQNIRSHGKLTTLNPADRPQTVHSTIAGRIEKWHVQEGQSVKKGDTIITLSEVKDKFFDPEFLVRIDEQIDAKEGTLKSTRQKAEALQKQIAALQSGLKFSLDKARNKVKQTALKVQSDSIDFVAAKTDFDIAKVQLERQEKLYKQGLKSLTEYETRRLKFQEVTAKLLSSENKYYTTKNELVNSRIELNSLEAEYLDKISKAESDLSSTLGYLYDTEGEISKMNNEYANMQIRSSFYGITAPQDGYVVKALVSGIGETVKEGQAVASVMPADPELAVELYVKPVDIPLLTKGRKVRLQFDGWPALVFSGWPNTSFGTFGGKVAVIDNIDSQGKYRILVVPDPEEDPWPKPVRVGSGVYGWAMLNDVPIWYEIWRQLNGFPADYMADVAVDASTSKEGSASKTENNDSY; this is encoded by the coding sequence ATGGCCATAGATACAAAATATCATCAAATCAGCAGTTTTCAGGGTTTTGAAACCTTCCGGATGATCCAGGAACCCAGGCTGGCCCAGTCTTTATCTCTGTGGTGTGGCGGTATTTTACTGCTTATCATCCTGGGTACTTTTCTGCCCTGGACCCAGAACATCCGTTCCCATGGAAAACTGACCACCCTCAATCCTGCCGACAGGCCCCAAACGGTTCACAGTACCATAGCCGGCCGGATCGAAAAATGGCATGTGCAGGAAGGACAATCTGTGAAGAAAGGAGATACCATTATTACCCTATCAGAAGTAAAAGACAAGTTTTTTGACCCGGAATTTCTGGTAAGAATCGATGAGCAGATTGATGCAAAAGAAGGTACGCTCAAATCGACCAGGCAGAAAGCAGAAGCTTTGCAAAAACAAATTGCAGCCCTGCAATCGGGACTAAAATTTAGCCTTGATAAAGCCCGTAATAAAGTGAAACAAACGGCTTTAAAAGTACAAAGCGACAGCATAGATTTTGTGGCCGCCAAAACCGATTTTGATATCGCCAAGGTTCAACTGGAACGCCAGGAAAAACTCTATAAACAAGGCTTAAAATCCTTAACCGAGTATGAAACCCGCCGCCTGAAATTCCAGGAAGTTACTGCCAAACTGCTATCCAGCGAAAACAAGTATTATACTACTAAAAACGAACTGGTAAACTCGCGCATTGAACTCAACTCCCTCGAAGCCGAATATTTAGATAAAATCTCCAAAGCAGAATCAGATTTGAGTTCTACACTTGGCTATTTGTACGATACGGAAGGCGAAATTTCCAAGATGAATAATGAGTATGCCAACATGCAGATCAGGAGTTCGTTTTATGGCATTACAGCTCCGCAGGATGGCTATGTTGTAAAGGCACTGGTAAGTGGGATCGGGGAAACCGTGAAAGAAGGACAGGCGGTAGCCAGTGTAATGCCAGCTGATCCAGAACTTGCAGTGGAACTGTACGTAAAGCCGGTAGATATTCCCCTGCTCACGAAAGGAAGGAAAGTTCGCCTGCAATTCGACGGATGGCCTGCGTTGGTATTTTCCGGATGGCCCAATACCAGTTTTGGCACTTTCGGAGGCAAGGTAGCCGTGATTGATAATATCGACAGCCAAGGAAAATACCGCATTCTGGTGGTGCCCGATCCGGAAGAGGACCCCTGGCCAAAGCCTGTACGGGTAGGCTCCGGGGTGTATGGCTGGGCAATGCTGAATGATGTGCCCATCTGGTATGAAATCTGGAGGCAATTAAATGGTTTCCCGGCTGATTATATGGCTGATGTAGCCGTTGATGCTTCTACTTCGAAAGAGGGTTCTGCCTCAAAAACAGAAAATAATGACAGCTATTAA
- a CDS encoding peptidase domain-containing ABC transporter, producing the protein MASNTNNTPLGKLFALLNSLRREIWYIMIYASIAGIISLSLPLGIQSMIGFVSSGQVSTSVVVLIAFILIGIMVTGGLTIMQLYLVEHIQQKLYASTAFEFAHRVPKMRLESLMGTNPPELMNRFFDIISLQKGIAKMLIDFSAALLQIIFGLILLSFYHPYFIFFGIFLVAILILVIRFTGPQGLKSSLTESKYKYQMANWLQQMAKSIRSFKIMGNSSLGLSKTDYFVSQYLQARKEHFKVLVTQYLSFVGFKTFITGGLLVLGCILVINQEINIGQFVASEIIIILMMAAVEKLLVKLDVVYDVLTSLEKLDQVRQVPLEEERNITLDHLPAGQHVSIELKNLSYRSKGSRHYDLHNLNLQISPGNKISISGTDTSGKMALIQILLGLLQEYEGVVAINTISMRDINRESLHEYTANNSEESLFDGTLLENIQMNRSNISLHDVIWALDMAGLTEYVQELPNGLETYLSGGGAWLPESIVQQLILARIIAEKPRLLILDNLLDKAERKLRKQVLGRLTGNEFNSTIIFFSNDPDILSLCDQIFVMKDGVLSNQTIPEADELTTIKI; encoded by the coding sequence ATGGCATCAAACACTAATAATACGCCTTTAGGCAAACTCTTCGCCTTGCTGAACTCTCTGCGAAGAGAGATATGGTATATTATGATATATGCTTCTATTGCAGGAATTATCAGCTTATCCTTACCACTGGGTATTCAAAGTATGATTGGCTTTGTTTCCAGCGGACAGGTATCTACTTCGGTGGTTGTGCTCATCGCTTTTATTCTGATCGGCATTATGGTAACCGGCGGACTAACCATAATGCAACTCTATCTGGTAGAACATATTCAGCAAAAACTATATGCCAGCACAGCTTTTGAGTTTGCACACAGGGTCCCAAAAATGCGTCTTGAATCACTGATGGGCACTAACCCTCCGGAACTGATGAACCGCTTTTTTGATATCATCAGCCTCCAGAAAGGAATTGCCAAGATGCTGATAGATTTTTCTGCCGCCTTACTACAGATTATTTTCGGATTAATTCTGCTTTCGTTTTATCATCCGTATTTTATTTTCTTCGGCATTTTCCTGGTAGCAATACTGATTCTGGTGATCCGGTTTACAGGTCCCCAGGGGTTAAAAAGCAGTTTAACTGAATCTAAATACAAATACCAGATGGCCAACTGGCTACAGCAAATGGCAAAATCCATCCGTTCATTTAAGATTATGGGTAATTCAAGCCTTGGTCTTAGCAAAACAGATTATTTTGTAAGCCAATACCTGCAGGCACGTAAAGAACATTTCAAGGTACTGGTTACACAATATCTCAGTTTTGTAGGATTTAAAACCTTTATTACCGGCGGATTACTGGTTCTGGGCTGTATCCTGGTAATTAACCAGGAGATAAATATCGGCCAGTTTGTAGCCTCCGAGATCATTATCATCTTAATGATGGCGGCTGTAGAAAAGCTGCTTGTTAAACTCGATGTGGTATACGATGTACTCACCAGCCTTGAAAAACTCGACCAGGTACGGCAGGTGCCCCTAGAAGAAGAAAGAAACATTACCCTGGATCATTTGCCAGCTGGTCAGCATGTTTCTATCGAGCTCAAAAACCTTTCTTACCGCTCTAAAGGCAGCCGGCACTACGACCTGCATAACCTAAATTTACAAATTTCTCCAGGCAATAAGATTAGCATTTCAGGTACAGATACGTCTGGTAAAATGGCACTGATACAGATTCTGCTTGGTTTATTACAGGAGTATGAAGGAGTGGTAGCCATCAATACGATTTCCATGCGCGATATAAACCGGGAAAGTTTACATGAATACACAGCCAACAACTCTGAAGAATCCCTGTTCGATGGCACCTTACTGGAAAACATTCAGATGAACCGCAGCAACATTTCCCTGCATGACGTGATATGGGCGCTCGATATGGCTGGGCTTACTGAATATGTGCAGGAATTACCAAACGGACTGGAAACCTATCTGTCCGGAGGAGGCGCCTGGTTGCCTGAAAGTATTGTACAACAATTGATTCTGGCCCGCATTATTGCTGAAAAACCACGGCTGCTCATTCTCGACAACCTGCTTGATAAAGCAGAAAGAAAATTAAGAAAACAAGTACTGGGTCGGTTAACTGGCAATGAATTCAATAGTACGATTATTTTCTTCTCCAACGACCCGGATATTCTATCCTTATGCGATCAGATATTTGTTATGAAGGATGGTGTACTTAGCAATCAGACAATACCCGAAGCGGACGAACTTACAACAATCAAAATTTGA
- a CDS encoding TetR/AcrR family transcriptional regulator, with protein MSATIKIELNEKLYLRDPEQTELGRNIISESISMIDEIGFEQFTFKKLAAKLNSTEASVYRYFENKHKLLIYLISWYWVWLDYKITFCTNNISDPEEKLRIFIKIISRTNTGLDTFTHINEEALYRIVIAESSKAYLTKDVDQDNKEGFFKEYKSVCKKVGNIILQINSSYPYPVALASTLFEAGKKQIFFAQHLTSLTEASIRNDDYSSITAFLEHLAFSAIFNPKFYSNGIKH; from the coding sequence ATGAGCGCAACCATAAAAATAGAGTTAAATGAAAAATTATATCTCCGTGACCCTGAGCAGACGGAACTAGGCAGAAATATTATATCCGAAAGTATAAGTATGATAGATGAGATAGGTTTTGAGCAATTTACATTTAAAAAACTGGCAGCTAAGCTCAATTCAACGGAAGCTTCTGTTTACAGGTATTTTGAGAACAAGCATAAGCTGCTCATCTATTTAATTTCCTGGTACTGGGTCTGGCTTGATTATAAGATCACGTTCTGCACCAATAACATCAGCGATCCTGAAGAGAAACTCCGGATCTTTATTAAAATTATTTCCAGGACAAATACCGGCTTAGACACATTTACCCATATTAATGAAGAAGCCCTATACCGGATCGTGATTGCAGAATCTTCGAAGGCGTATTTAACAAAAGATGTTGATCAGGATAACAAAGAAGGTTTCTTCAAAGAATATAAATCGGTGTGCAAGAAAGTGGGAAACATTATTTTACAAATCAATTCTTCTTATCCTTATCCGGTTGCTCTGGCAAGTACCTTATTTGAAGCAGGTAAAAAACAGATATTTTTTGCCCAGCACCTTACCTCTTTAACCGAAGCCAGCATCCGCAACGATGACTATTCGAGCATTACTGCTTTTTTAGAACACCTGGCTTTTTCGGCAATTTTTAATCCTAAATTTTATAGCAATGGCATCAAACACTAA
- a CDS encoding DUF418 domain-containing protein, whose product MATFSIEDSAENKQEIAFSTGAPLKNNDRLLLLDSIRGIALLGILLMNIPFFAASELQSFNLAIMNEFSGPNYYTWWVVNGLFEGTMRGLFSILFGAGCLLLIFRLERNNKGLMPADIYYRRLLWLLAFGLFNAFVLLWPGDILYPYALCGMLIFPFRNLSVKQLFLVFGVVLAITIFRENKPLFDRKEMFAKGREAEQLEKKKTKLTDEQKKHLEEWQGFVKKASIESIRKESAKLNKDIQTGSYSKIFSIYKELNIKLETTGFYLINIWDILLLMFLGMILFKTGYLTGESSIRLYVIMALVGYGIGLILNYMSLRYAVDIKFDRIKYTDTWYFNYYEIRRLFHTMGHLSLLLVMYRSGVFNWLFSIMAPVGQMAFTNYLMQSIICGTLFYGYGFALFGKLERFQYYEVMAIIWIFQVIFSNIWLRYFHFGPFEWVWRSLTYGRKQIFLKKETQATALA is encoded by the coding sequence ATGGCTACTTTTTCTATTGAAGATTCTGCTGAGAACAAGCAGGAAATCGCTTTTTCAACTGGTGCTCCTCTTAAAAATAATGACCGCTTGCTGTTGCTGGACTCAATCCGGGGAATTGCCCTGCTGGGAATATTACTTATGAATATTCCTTTTTTTGCAGCATCTGAATTACAATCCTTTAATCTGGCCATTATGAACGAATTCAGTGGACCTAATTACTATACTTGGTGGGTCGTAAATGGATTATTTGAAGGAACGATGCGGGGCTTGTTTTCTATTCTGTTTGGGGCAGGATGTTTATTACTGATCTTCCGGCTGGAACGCAACAACAAAGGCCTTATGCCGGCTGATATTTACTACAGGCGATTGCTCTGGCTGCTGGCGTTTGGCCTTTTTAATGCATTCGTATTGCTTTGGCCTGGAGATATCTTGTATCCATATGCCTTATGTGGGATGTTGATTTTTCCGTTCCGGAACCTGTCTGTTAAACAACTTTTTCTAGTTTTCGGAGTGGTACTAGCCATCACTATTTTCCGGGAAAATAAACCTTTGTTCGACCGCAAGGAAATGTTTGCCAAAGGACGGGAAGCCGAGCAACTAGAGAAAAAGAAAACGAAGCTCACTGATGAACAGAAAAAACACCTCGAAGAGTGGCAAGGATTTGTTAAAAAAGCTTCTATTGAATCGATCAGAAAAGAAAGTGCCAAATTGAATAAGGATATTCAAACCGGGAGCTATTCCAAAATATTCAGCATATACAAAGAGTTAAATATCAAGTTAGAAACAACCGGATTTTACCTAATTAACATATGGGATATTCTGCTGTTAATGTTTCTGGGCATGATCTTATTTAAAACAGGATATCTTACCGGTGAATCATCAATCCGGTTATATGTGATCATGGCTCTTGTTGGCTATGGAATCGGATTAATCCTTAACTATATGAGCCTGAGGTATGCAGTAGACATAAAATTTGATAGGATTAAATATACGGATACCTGGTACTTCAATTATTACGAAATCCGGCGATTATTCCATACAATGGGGCATTTGTCACTTTTACTGGTAATGTACCGGTCTGGGGTATTTAACTGGTTATTCAGTATAATGGCTCCGGTCGGGCAAATGGCTTTTACTAATTACCTGATGCAATCTATCATTTGCGGTACCCTGTTTTATGGCTATGGTTTTGCACTATTCGGAAAATTAGAACGCTTTCAATATTATGAAGTGATGGCCATTATATGGATTTTTCAGGTCATTTTTAGCAATATATGGCTGCGTTATTTTCATTTTGGTCCGTTTGAATGGGTGTGGCGTAGCCTGACTTATGGCCGAAAGCAGATTTTCCTGAAGAAGGAAACGCAGGCCACTGCTTTAGCGTAA
- a CDS encoding c-type cytochrome: MKIKKLPSYVLVFVAFPVLMISCNSEPKSNIESTPTKEKTIVTPSVTPAPADSSASQLADPALAVGEKLYTENCKVCHNLNTVTLIGPGLAGINERRPQEWLIPWIKNSQKVIASGDKYAVELFNKYNKVPMPNYDYSNEQIQSILAYIAKNEQK, encoded by the coding sequence ATGAAAATAAAAAAACTGCCATCGTATGTATTGGTATTCGTTGCATTCCCAGTATTAATGATTTCCTGTAATTCTGAGCCTAAGAGTAATATTGAAAGCACACCTACTAAAGAAAAAACTATTGTAACACCTTCTGTAACTCCTGCACCGGCAGATTCTTCAGCCTCACAACTAGCCGATCCGGCATTGGCAGTGGGTGAAAAATTGTATACAGAAAATTGCAAAGTGTGCCATAATTTAAACACGGTAACATTAATCGGACCTGGTCTGGCTGGTATCAATGAAAGAAGGCCGCAGGAATGGCTGATTCCCTGGATTAAGAATTCGCAAAAAGTTATTGCAAGCGGTGATAAATATGCAGTTGAGCTGTTCAATAAATACAATAAGGTGCCAATGCCCAATTATGACTATTCGAACGAACAGATCCAATCTATTCTGGCTTACATTGCCAAAAATGAGCAAAAATAG
- a CDS encoding DUF4142 domain-containing protein, whose product MKKIMLNSFFAIALSFAFAACDSGQKSNNDANSDAMETAEESNEATEDAIEDNTTNAGTTADNADASVDDDSFEDAADFAMKAADGGMFEVEAGKLAAQKASAANVKSFAETMVKDHSKANDELKALAAKKNITLPSMVSKKHQDKLDKLAKLSGTEFDEEYMEMMDTDHEKDVKLFEKASNSDDIDAEVKAFAAKTLPTLRMHAEMADSGEEVAKETDRKADN is encoded by the coding sequence ATGAAAAAGATAATGTTAAATAGTTTCTTTGCTATTGCGCTCAGCTTTGCTTTTGCTGCCTGTGATTCTGGACAGAAATCAAACAATGATGCGAATTCAGATGCTATGGAAACAGCAGAAGAATCTAACGAAGCAACAGAAGATGCCATAGAAGATAATACTACTAATGCTGGTACTACAGCAGATAATGCCGATGCCTCTGTAGATGATGATTCATTCGAGGATGCTGCTGACTTCGCTATGAAAGCAGCAGATGGAGGTATGTTTGAAGTAGAAGCTGGTAAACTGGCTGCCCAAAAAGCTTCTGCAGCTAACGTAAAAAGCTTTGCAGAAACTATGGTAAAAGACCATTCAAAAGCCAATGATGAATTGAAAGCCCTGGCAGCTAAGAAAAATATCACGCTGCCTTCAATGGTAAGTAAAAAACATCAGGACAAACTCGATAAACTTGCCAAGTTATCTGGTACTGAATTCGATGAAGAATACATGGAAATGATGGATACAGACCATGAAAAAGACGTAAAACTGTTTGAAAAAGCATCAAATTCTGATGATATAGATGCAGAAGTAAAAGCTTTCGCTGCTAAAACATTGCCTACCCTGCGTATGCATGCTGAAATGGCAGATTCAGGAGAAGAAGTAGCTAAAGAAACTGATAGAAAAGCAGATAACTAG
- a CDS encoding 1-phosphofructokinase family hexose kinase yields the protein MVTLTLNPAIDKSTIVDRIAPEHKLRCETPKFEAGGGGINVSRAIRKLGGESLAIFPAGGHTGMLLQSLLENEGVHCSSVPVANWTRENFIVVESSSNHQFRFGMPGPRLSESEGQACLDILTSIHPKPDYIVASGSLPLGLPIDFFARIARISKSIGARFILDTSGEPLALAANEGVYLLKPNLGELSKLAGVESIETDGVEKYARSIIARGNCEVVAVSLGPGGAMLVTKEKTMHVPAPTVRKRSTVGAGDSMVAGMVLSLARGRSLEEMIRFGVACGTAATMNVGTELCKRADAEYLYEWITNYGMPKAINY from the coding sequence ATTGTAACGCTCACCCTGAATCCGGCCATAGATAAAAGTACTATCGTCGACCGTATTGCGCCCGAACATAAACTCCGTTGTGAAACACCAAAGTTTGAAGCCGGGGGTGGTGGTATAAATGTTTCCCGGGCCATCCGGAAATTAGGAGGAGAATCACTGGCCATATTCCCGGCCGGAGGTCATACCGGGATGTTGCTGCAAAGTTTGCTGGAAAACGAAGGGGTACATTGTAGTTCTGTTCCTGTAGCCAACTGGACCAGGGAAAACTTTATTGTAGTCGAATCATCTTCTAATCACCAGTTCAGGTTTGGAATGCCCGGCCCTAGATTAAGTGAGTCAGAAGGGCAGGCTTGTCTGGATATACTTACCAGTATTCATCCGAAACCAGATTACATTGTAGCCAGCGGAAGTCTTCCTCTGGGATTACCTATAGATTTTTTCGCACGTATTGCACGGATATCCAAAAGCATTGGTGCCCGCTTTATTCTGGATACTTCCGGAGAACCACTGGCTTTGGCTGCCAATGAAGGAGTATACTTGCTAAAACCTAATCTGGGTGAACTCAGCAAACTTGCCGGCGTAGAAAGTATAGAGACAGATGGCGTAGAAAAATATGCCCGAAGTATTATTGCGAGAGGAAATTGCGAAGTAGTAGCCGTCTCTTTGGGGCCTGGCGGTGCTATGCTGGTGACGAAAGAAAAAACTATGCATGTGCCTGCACCCACTGTACGCAAACGGAGCACCGTTGGAGCCGGGGATAGTATGGTAGCAGGGATGGTATTGAGTCTGGCCAGAGGACGTTCGTTGGAAGAAATGATCCGTTTTGGCGTAGCCTGCGGAACAGCTGCCACTATGAATGTCGGTACGGAGTTATGCAAACGTGCTGATGCCGAATATCTGTATGAATGGATTACCAATTATGGAATGCCCAAAGCAATAAATTATTGA